In the Kribbella sp. NBC_00482 genome, one interval contains:
- a CDS encoding helicase HerA-like domain-containing protein — MAEKADVVETVKQGYAFEGAALELGALLVDGEPKPEAAVRIPLGMMNRHGLVAGATGTGKTKTLQLMAEQLSAAGVAVFAADIKGDLSGVSQPGEGNDKLLARTKSIGQEWVGTGFPTEFYALGGQGAGVPIRATITSFGPVLLSKVLGLNDVQESSLGLIFHYADKAGLTLLDLKDLRAVITHLTSDEGKGDLKDLGGLSAATAGVILRSLIGFADQGAEAFFGEPEFDTADLLQQRDGKGVISLLELPNLQDRPALFSTFLMWLLADLFHDLPEVGDVDKPKLVFFFDEAHLLFNDASKAFLDSIAQTVRLIRSKGVGVFFVTQTPKDVPDDVLAQLGSRVQHQLRAHTPNDAKALKATVSTFPSSSYDLGEVLTQLGIGEAIVTVMNEKGAPTPVAWTRLRAPQSLMAPASAEQLTATVQASANNAKYSQTLDRESAYEVLAAKVQAGAAQAEAEKQQQEQAKPQEEPRPRAQKQEKSMVEQVVGSSAFKQFARTAGREIVRGLFGAARRRR, encoded by the coding sequence ATGGCCGAGAAAGCCGACGTCGTCGAGACCGTCAAGCAGGGGTACGCGTTCGAGGGGGCGGCGCTCGAGCTGGGCGCGCTGCTGGTCGACGGCGAGCCGAAACCGGAGGCGGCGGTCCGGATCCCGCTGGGGATGATGAACCGGCACGGCCTGGTCGCGGGTGCCACCGGTACCGGTAAGACGAAGACGCTGCAGCTGATGGCCGAGCAGCTGTCCGCGGCCGGTGTCGCGGTGTTCGCCGCCGATATCAAGGGCGACCTGTCCGGCGTCTCGCAGCCGGGTGAGGGCAACGACAAGCTGCTGGCCCGGACCAAGTCGATCGGCCAGGAGTGGGTCGGGACCGGGTTCCCGACCGAGTTCTACGCGCTCGGCGGGCAGGGTGCCGGGGTCCCGATCCGCGCCACGATCACGTCGTTCGGCCCCGTGCTGCTGTCCAAGGTGCTGGGGCTCAACGACGTCCAGGAGTCGTCGCTCGGGCTGATCTTCCACTACGCCGACAAGGCCGGGCTGACGCTGCTCGACCTCAAGGACCTCCGCGCCGTCATCACGCATCTCACGTCCGACGAGGGCAAGGGCGATCTGAAGGACCTGGGCGGCCTGTCCGCGGCGACCGCGGGCGTGATCCTGCGGTCCCTGATCGGGTTCGCGGACCAGGGCGCCGAGGCGTTCTTCGGTGAGCCGGAGTTCGACACCGCGGACCTGCTGCAGCAGCGCGACGGCAAGGGCGTCATCTCGCTGCTCGAGCTGCCGAACCTGCAGGACCGGCCGGCCCTGTTCTCGACGTTCCTGATGTGGCTGCTCGCCGACCTGTTCCACGACCTGCCCGAGGTCGGCGACGTGGACAAGCCGAAGCTGGTGTTCTTCTTCGACGAGGCGCACCTGCTGTTCAACGACGCCTCGAAGGCGTTCCTGGACTCGATCGCGCAGACCGTCCGGCTGATCCGGTCGAAGGGCGTCGGCGTGTTCTTCGTGACCCAGACGCCGAAGGACGTGCCGGACGACGTCCTGGCGCAGCTCGGTTCGCGGGTGCAGCACCAGCTGCGGGCGCACACGCCGAACGACGCGAAGGCGCTGAAGGCGACGGTGTCGACGTTCCCGAGCTCGTCGTACGACCTGGGTGAGGTGCTGACCCAGCTCGGGATCGGCGAGGCGATCGTGACCGTGATGAACGAGAAGGGCGCGCCGACCCCGGTCGCGTGGACCCGGCTCCGGGCGCCGCAGTCGCTGATGGCGCCGGCGTCCGCGGAGCAGCTGACCGCGACGGTGCAGGCCTCGGCGAACAACGCGAAGTACTCGCAGACGCTCGACCGCGAGTCGGCGTACGAGGTGCTCGCGGCGAAGGTGCAGGCCGGTGCCGCGCAGGCCGAGGCCGAGAAGCAGCAGCAGGAGCAGGCCAAGCCGCAGGAGGAGCCGCGGCCGCGGGCGCAGAAGCAGGAGAAGTCGATGGTCGAGCAGGTCGTCGGGTCGTCCGCCTTCAAGCAGTTCGCCCGTACGGCCGGCCGGGAGATCGTCCGCGGCCTGTTCGGCGCAGCCCGCCGGCGGCGCTGA
- a CDS encoding GGDEF domain-containing protein yields MVAQSRRAIRSWALWTLTVPAFAVVVLVDLAAIGYGAHAFTDRPSWRGLDVVFALTVSALISVEGARRVESRRRRGGALHKDFAPAWMIAAALILHPALAILVAVLLRIWWRIRAGKCIPYRWAFSTAVHVLAVGAAHAVFVSARGLTGDSGLGLVVAMVCGAVAYVVTDTLLCGLAISLIIPGSNRRETVGGLDDLCTDATAATFGCLLAAACLIGPWFAFVAIPITLTAQRALLLGQLETEAQTDPKTSLTRVDWWRRRTEQMLRTSRNQHETMAVLLIDIDHFKLVNDRHGHLVGDEALRAVATILRSAIRAKDVIGRFGGEEFVIALPDTGLDEATVTADRLRNAVANSPLAAMCAGVLDDPDLDPDTFHLTVSIGVAVYPTDGATVDDLLLRADRAMYAAKAAGRNRVRLAADTVPLPRLTASTQFSEPAEPLAPAQRPVR; encoded by the coding sequence ATGGTTGCACAGAGTAGGCGAGCGATACGTTCCTGGGCGCTCTGGACCCTGACGGTCCCGGCGTTCGCCGTCGTCGTGCTCGTCGACCTGGCCGCGATCGGGTACGGCGCGCACGCGTTCACCGACCGCCCGAGCTGGCGCGGGCTGGACGTCGTGTTCGCGCTGACCGTGTCCGCGCTGATCTCCGTCGAGGGCGCCCGCCGGGTCGAGAGCCGGCGGCGGCGCGGCGGTGCGTTGCACAAGGACTTCGCCCCGGCCTGGATGATCGCCGCGGCGCTCATCCTGCATCCGGCGCTGGCGATCCTGGTCGCGGTGCTGCTGCGGATCTGGTGGCGGATCCGGGCCGGCAAGTGCATCCCGTACCGCTGGGCCTTCTCGACCGCCGTCCACGTCCTCGCGGTCGGTGCCGCGCACGCGGTCTTCGTCTCCGCGCGTGGCCTGACCGGCGACAGCGGTCTCGGCCTGGTCGTCGCGATGGTCTGCGGCGCGGTCGCGTACGTCGTGACCGACACGCTGCTCTGCGGGCTCGCGATCTCGCTGATCATCCCGGGCAGCAACCGCCGCGAGACGGTCGGCGGCCTGGACGACCTGTGTACCGACGCGACCGCCGCCACCTTCGGCTGCCTGCTCGCGGCGGCCTGCCTGATCGGCCCGTGGTTCGCGTTCGTCGCGATCCCGATCACGCTGACCGCGCAGCGCGCGCTGCTCCTCGGCCAGCTGGAGACCGAGGCCCAGACCGACCCGAAGACCAGCCTGACCCGGGTCGACTGGTGGCGCCGCCGGACCGAGCAGATGCTGCGCACCTCGCGGAACCAGCACGAGACGATGGCGGTGCTGCTGATCGACATCGACCACTTCAAGCTGGTCAACGACCGGCACGGGCACCTGGTCGGCGACGAGGCGCTGCGCGCGGTCGCGACGATCCTGCGCAGCGCGATCCGGGCGAAGGACGTGATCGGCCGGTTCGGCGGCGAGGAGTTCGTGATCGCGCTCCCGGACACCGGCCTCGACGAGGCGACGGTGACCGCGGACCGGCTCCGCAACGCGGTCGCCAACAGCCCGCTGGCCGCGATGTGCGCCGGCGTACTCGACGACCCTGATCTCGACCCGGACACCTTCCACCTGACGGTCAGCATCGGCGTCGCGGTGTACCCGACCGACGGGGCGACCGTCGACGACCTGCTGCTCCGCGCCGACCGCGCGATGTACGCCGCGAAGGCCGCCGGCCGGAACCGGGTCCGCCTGGCCGCCGACACCGTCCCGCTGCCCCGGCTGACCGCGTCCACACAATTCTCGGAACCGGCAGAACCTTTGGCGCCCGCTCAGCGTCCTGTGAGGTGA
- a CDS encoding SigE family RNA polymerase sigma factor: MAATGSRDDDFTAFVLARSARLVHFARVLCGDAGLAEDLVQTALEKAYLRWDRIEMADPFAYVRQAVVNQHLSWVRRRPWRERPSGDASEIELYVESVESDQSSAVHWRVAVGAALATLSRRERAVVVLRYVEDLTERETAAVLGVAIGTVKSANARALDKLRAAPELSGVGERS, encoded by the coding sequence ATGGCGGCAACGGGGAGTCGTGACGACGACTTCACGGCGTTCGTGCTGGCCAGATCCGCGCGGTTGGTGCACTTCGCGCGGGTGCTCTGTGGTGATGCGGGCCTCGCGGAGGATCTGGTGCAGACCGCGCTGGAGAAGGCGTACCTGCGCTGGGACCGGATCGAGATGGCCGACCCGTTCGCGTACGTCCGGCAGGCGGTGGTCAACCAGCACCTGTCCTGGGTACGGCGCCGGCCGTGGCGTGAGCGTCCCAGCGGCGACGCGTCGGAGATCGAGCTGTACGTCGAATCGGTGGAGTCCGATCAGTCCAGCGCGGTCCACTGGCGAGTCGCGGTCGGGGCCGCGCTCGCCACGCTGAGCCGGCGCGAGCGAGCAGTCGTCGTACTGCGGTACGTCGAGGACCTGACCGAACGGGAGACCGCTGCGGTCCTCGGGGTGGCGATCGGGACGGTGAAGAGCGCGAATGCGCGAGCCCTGGACAAGCTGCGGGCCGCGCCCGAGCTGAGCGGTGTGGGGGAGCGATCATGA